From Pseudodesulfovibrio alkaliphilus:
TGACCGGGGGCGGGGAGTCCACAAAGGAGCTCTCGAGCAGTTCGGCCAAATCCGTCAGATCGTCCCACTTGCCCAGGAGCCGCTTCAGATCGGGCGGGGTCTCCGGCCCGCCTTGCTCCAGCAGGACACGGATTTTCGGCAGCATGGGCAGACTGCGGCGCAGGGCCACGAAGTCCTTGGGCATGGCCCGACCGAGAACGGCCCTGGTCGAGAGGCGTTCCAGATCGTACACTGAATCAAGGGCATGGCGCAATTCGCCGCGCATCTGGTCTCGGGAAAATAGAAAGTCCACGCAGTCCAGAGACTTCCCGATTGGCCCAAGCTCGCGCCAAGGCTGGCGCAAGCGGCTTTCAAGCAGGCGGCCGCCCATGGGTGTCATTGTCCTGTCCAGGACGCGCCAGAGGGTTCCTTTGCCCGGACGGCCATCAAGGCGCCGGAATATTTCCAGATTGCGCTCGGTTACTTCGTCCAGAAGCAAATGTCTGCCAAGGTTCACCGGCCTGAATTCGCCAAGATGGGTCAACGGGCATTTCTGGGTATGTTCAAGATAGGCGAGCAACGCCCCGCAGGCGCAGACCAGCTCCGGCTTGTCGCCCAGGTCGAGGCTGTCGAGCCCGGCAACACCCTGGATTTCCAAGAGACGCCGTGCCGATACCCCCGGATCAAAATAGGTAGTCGGGGCCACGCCCGTGACCTGCGACGCCAACTCGCTGAACTGGGGAGGCACCTTGCGTCCTTGGGGCAGGAGCAATTCGCGTGGATTGATCTTGACCACCCATTGCCACAGTTCGGGTTCGCGACGGCCGTGCAGCCCCGACCACTGGCCGGTGGAGAAATCAATCCAGGCGAAGCCGCCCGCGTTCCTGGCCGAGTCCCAGAACAAGGCGCCGAGGAAATTGTTGCCCTTGGCCCTGAGGTTGGAGTCATCAACCACGGTGCCGGGCGTAAGCACACGGGTGACGGCGCGTTTGACCAATCCCTTGGCCTCTCTGGGGTCTTCGATCTGATCGCAGATGGCGATACGAAACCCTTTGTCCAGCAACTGGGTCAGATAAGGCTCCACCGAATGATGCGGCACGCCGCACATGGGGATGGGATTGGTGTCCTTGGGATTACGGCTGGTGAGGGTGATCTGCACAGCCCGGGCCACGGTCTCTGCATCCTCGAAAAAAAGCTCGTAAAAATCTCCCATGCGGAAAAACAGCAGGCAACCAGGATTCTCCTCCTTGAAGCGGAGATACTGTTCCAGCATGGGGGTCAGCTTCTGTGTATCCACGAGATGATCTGTTTGGTTTTATTGCGAAAAGTCTTTACGAAAGCCGATGGAGTGCCAGCTGCGGCAGCGGGGGCAGTTGAAAAAGAGATGGTCGCGCTTCAGCCCGCAACGGCGGCAAAAGAATCGACGCACCTGATGGGCCCGGTCAATAAAAAAATTCAACTGTTCCCTGAAAAAGGGCGTCAAGGTCTGATCAGGCCGGGACAGTTCAAAGAGTTCAAGTCGGGCCAACCAGAAATCGGGTTGCATAACCAGGGTTTTTTCGAACCAGCTTCTGGCGCTCTCGGTCTCGCCGACGCGCAGCAAAAACACGCCTCCATAATAGAGCAGCAGCACATCCGGCTCCTGAGACTCGATCACCGGGATCACGGCCGTGACCAGTGCTCTGTCCGGGCAAACCCCGGCCCACTGCGAATCCTCGACAAGGGGCTTTTCCTTTGCCCTGGCCGCCTTGTCCAGGGCCTGGAGCAGCCCCTCAAGCAGGACGAAACGCAGGTCCGGGGCCACGTTGTCCAGTCCGTCGCGCAAGGTGTCTGCCACGCGACGCTCACTGCCAGCCCTATAGGCATGCACCATCTGCTCAAGCCACGCCTCCACCGCGCCGGGATAGGCGCGGATGGCATGACGGAGAGACCTTTGCGCCTGGGACTCCCTGCCTTCCTTGAAGTGATCCGAGGCCAATCGCACCAAATAGTGGGCCTGGGGCAGCGGCAGTCCCAATTGCCCAAAGCTGTCGGCAGCCAGTTCAAAGGTGCCGCGTTCGGCCGCCAGCCGGGCCATCTCGTGCTGAATCGAGACCGCATCGTGGCCCAGGGAGCGGGCCTCCTCAAAGGCCCTCTCAGCGCGATCCAAAAAACCGCCGCGTCGAAAATCACGGCCCAGTTCAAACAGGGCACGGGCTTTGAATTCGCGAGCCAGCCCCGGCCTGACGATAAGGCTGTTCCTGATCTGAATGGCGCGTTCGATTTCTCCTTGAGAGCGATAAAGGCTGCCCAGTGCGAGATAGATCTCCACGGCTTCGGGGTCGTTCTTGACGACCTGACTCAACTCTTCAATGGCTGCGCGGGTGTCCTGAACGAGGAAAGCCTCGCCGCCGGAAACATCTCGCGCCGCCGCGATTTTCTTGTGGAAATCCGAAGACTTCTTGCGATTAAACCAGTGCCAGGCCATGTGAATAACCGTCCAGTTAGTTGACCCCTTCGACCTTTTCCTCGGCGGAATAGGGGCGCACCTCGTTGATGGGCATGTTGCGCAGGGAGTTGAGCTCCTGCTCCAGGCTGGCCATACGCGTCTTGCACTCACGCAGCTTGGCCCCTGACCGGAACTTGTCGATGGCGAAATAGACCATGGTCAACAAGGCCCCGGCCACGAAGGCGGCCAGGATGAGCACACCAAAGGGGAGAGGAATGGAATGCAGGGTCATGGCGTAGGGAATATCCAGCTTCAGGGTCAGGGCCTGAAGGAGCACATCGTTGTTCTGGCTGAAGAAAAGGATGGAAAAAACGAAAAGAGCAAGCAAAAACAAAACCTTGACAAAGCGCATGCGACAACTCCTTACAATAAGATTGCGTCAAACAAAGGCCGAAGCCGGGCATAGGTTGAAGAGAGGTGTTCGGGGATGACCGTCGTTTCCCCGAACACGGCCATGAACGAAGCATCGCCGTTCCAGCGCGGAACGATTTGGAAATGCAGGTGTTGGGCGATGCCCGCACCGGCCGCCTCGCCCAGATTAAGCCCTATATTGATCCCCTGGGGGCGAAAGGCCTGCTGAAGCACCGAGGTGCAGTGGCGCAGCCAGAGCATGCAGTCGTTGGACTCTTCACTGCTCAGGTCGAGCAGGTTGCTGACATGACGGTAGGGGGTGACCATGAGGTGCCCGTTATTGTATGGGAACTTGTTCATGATCACAAAACAGTGCTCGCCACGGGCCAGGATGCACCGCTCCTCGTCTTGGCCGGTGTCCTCAGGAATGCAGAAAACGCATTCCTCAGGCTTGGGACCGAGTATGTAGTCAAGCCTCCACGGCGCCCACAACACTTCCATATTCTTTCTACTTTCCTTCAAATAATGATCTGACGACAGCCACGGCGTGTGCAGGGT
This genomic window contains:
- a CDS encoding tetratricopeptide repeat protein; amino-acid sequence: MAWHWFNRKKSSDFHKKIAAARDVSGGEAFLVQDTRAAIEELSQVVKNDPEAVEIYLALGSLYRSQGEIERAIQIRNSLIVRPGLAREFKARALFELGRDFRRGGFLDRAERAFEEARSLGHDAVSIQHEMARLAAERGTFELAADSFGQLGLPLPQAHYLVRLASDHFKEGRESQAQRSLRHAIRAYPGAVEAWLEQMVHAYRAGSERRVADTLRDGLDNVAPDLRFVLLEGLLQALDKAARAKEKPLVEDSQWAGVCPDRALVTAVIPVIESQEPDVLLLYYGGVFLLRVGETESARSWFEKTLVMQPDFWLARLELFELSRPDQTLTPFFREQLNFFIDRAHQVRRFFCRRCGLKRDHLFFNCPRCRSWHSIGFRKDFSQ
- a CDS encoding HIT family protein produces the protein MEVLWAPWRLDYILGPKPEECVFCIPEDTGQDEERCILARGEHCFVIMNKFPYNNGHLMVTPYRHVSNLLDLSSEESNDCMLWLRHCTSVLQQAFRPQGINIGLNLGEAAGAGIAQHLHFQIVPRWNGDASFMAVFGETTVIPEHLSSTYARLRPLFDAILL
- a CDS encoding lipopolysaccharide assembly protein LapA domain-containing protein gives rise to the protein MRFVKVLFLLALFVFSILFFSQNNDVLLQALTLKLDIPYAMTLHSIPLPFGVLILAAFVAGALLTMVYFAIDKFRSGAKLRECKTRMASLEQELNSLRNMPINEVRPYSAEEKVEGVN